Genomic segment of Octadecabacter arcticus 238:
TATCGAAGAATTGTTGCACATCGCAGTAGTTCATTCGTCCGGAAAAATCGGTCGACATTTCGCCCAGCTCGCGAAGTGGCTGAAGAAGCGCTTCACCTTCAGCGGCGTCACCGTTGTACACGCAAGCCAGCGTAAAGACCCGCTTACCCCAGTGTTTCTTAGGGAAATCCTCGCCCGCGGCCGTGGAAAACTCGCACAACGATCCAACTCTATCGCCATGTTTGACAAGAAAGTCGCGCCATGCACGAATTGGTTCGGGGCCGTCTTCGACGAGGTAAATTGGAGCAGCGAACATGACTTCCGGGCCAATAGGGTGGAGCGCGAATTCGAACTGCACTACGACACCGAAGTTGCCACCCCCGCCTAGCAGGGCCCAAAGTAGTTCGGGGTTTTCGTCAGCAGTTGTATGGATCAACGTGCCGTCGGCGACGACTACGTCAGCGGCGTTTAGATTGTCGATCGACAAACCATGCTGTGCGCGCAGCCAGCCAATGCCCCCCGAAAGCGTTAGACCTGCCACCTCAGTGTCGGAAATCAACCCACCCGGCGTCGCGAGCCCATGCTCTTGTGTCGCCACGTCTACATCACGCCACAACGCTCCGCCTTGCACCTTCGCCACCCGTGCAGATGCATCGACCGTCACTCCTCGCATGAGCGACAGGTCAATCATTACGCCGTCATTACAGACCGCGTGGCCCACAACATTGTGTCCGCCACCACGAATGGCAATCGGCAGGTCACGTGCAACCGCGAGCTTGACTGCGGTCTGCACGTCGCCCGCAGTTCTGCATTGAGCAATGAGCAATGAGCGCAGGGCGGCGATCTATCATCGCATTCCAAACACTTCGCGCATCATCAAATCGGTCGTCCTCGGGACCAAACATCTCACCTCTGAATTCAAGTGCCAGCGTATCTAACGTGTTCCTAAAGTCATCCATTCTGTGCTTCCTTTTTAAAACTTGCGTTCAGGCTATCCCAACACATCGGTCTCTCAGAGTGGCATTATGGCCAAGTACAAGGCATACTGGACAAGTGACCGAGGCAAATCTGCCAATACCGTGCCTAATTAGACGAGGACCCGTCATGACCGAAGCTAAGAAACCCCTGATTGTACTGCTCGCTGCACCAGAAACATCAGCATCCGTTCTCTATGGATTGTATGATGTCTTGCTCTCTGTAGGTGCAGTTTATTCCGACATGGTCTCAGGATCACCAGGTGACGAGCTGTTGGACATTAAAATTGCTTCGGCAGACGGAAAACCATTTCATTGTATTGGAAATATTCCGGTTGAGCCGCATATGTCGGTTAACAATCAGGCGACACCAGATGCCGTTGTCATTTGTGACATGTATACGTCGATCTACGATGTCCCAAAGGGCCGATACCCTCGGGAGATCGCTTGGCTACGTAAGATGCACGCGGACGGGGCTATGCTTACGTCCGTCTGTTCAGGATCGCTTCTTCTTGCGGAAGCAGAGCTCTTAGACGGGAAAGAGGCGACAGCGCATTGGGCGTACCGTGATATGTTTCAACGCCATTATCCAAAAGTCGCCTTTCGCAATGAATCTATTCTGTGTCTGGCAGCTGAAGCAGACCGCATTGTGACGGCGGGTGGTGTCAGCGCGTGGCACGATTTGGCTGTCTACTTGATCGCCAGGTTTTGCGGATACAAGCATGCGATTGAAACCGCGAAAGTTTTTCTGATCAGCGGCCACTCTGAAGGCCAGTCACCTTACTCAGTCATGACCCGTCCAATGGAGACCTCGGATGCCCAGATATCCGACTGCCAAGTTTGGATAGCTGACAACTACGCCCTCGCTAAGCCGGTCGAACAAATGGTTGCGCGATCCGGCCTGAACCCTCGTACTTTTTCCCGTCGTTTCCGTTCCGTAACTGGCTTTGCGCCCATAGAATATGTGCAGGCGCTCAGGATAGAAGAGGCCAAGCAGATGCTAGAAACAGATGCCCAGTCTGTAGACGATATCGGCAGCTCAGTTGGCTACGAAGACCCCGCTTCATTCCGTCGAGTATTCAAACGAGGCGTCGGCCTTTCACCAGCCGCCTATCGAAAGAAATTCCAACGCATCGCGCAGATCGCCAAGCCCATTGCGGCGGGATGACGTCGAGGTCTTCGCGAAGCGGACGTTGGCGCAAATGCGGCGAACGGCTCTTGGTTCCGCCTTGCGGACCTTGATCACAATACACCTTAGCCCTGACGCAACACCACCGCACGCCCCATTCACCCCTCATAAACCAAGCTAATGCATCCTCACCCTCAGTTAACC
This window contains:
- a CDS encoding GlxA family transcriptional regulator, whose product is MTEAKKPLIVLLAAPETSASVLYGLYDVLLSVGAVYSDMVSGSPGDELLDIKIASADGKPFHCIGNIPVEPHMSVNNQATPDAVVICDMYTSIYDVPKGRYPREIAWLRKMHADGAMLTSVCSGSLLLAEAELLDGKEATAHWAYRDMFQRHYPKVAFRNESILCLAAEADRIVTAGGVSAWHDLAVYLIARFCGYKHAIETAKVFLISGHSEGQSPYSVMTRPMETSDAQISDCQVWIADNYALAKPVEQMVARSGLNPRTFSRRFRSVTGFAPIEYVQALRIEEAKQMLETDAQSVDDIGSSVGYEDPASFRRVFKRGVGLSPAAYRKKFQRIAQIAKPIAAG
- a CDS encoding FAD-binding oxidoreductase, which encodes MLIAQCRTAGDVQTAVKLAVARDLPIAIRGGGHNVVGHAVCNDGVMIDLSLMRGVTVDASARVAKVQGGALWRDVDVATQEHGLATPGGLISDTEVAGLTLSGGIGWLRAQHGLSIDNLNAADVVVADGTLIHTTADENPELLWALLGGGGNFGVVVQFEFALHPIGPEVMFAAPIYLVEDGPEPIRAWRDFLVKHGDRVGSLCEFSTAAGEDFPKKHWGKRVFTLACVYNGDAAEGEALLQPLRELGEMSTDFSGRMNYCDVQQFFDTLMPAGDFRCYWKARYLTDLTDEMIDLALANAMAAPSDNSLSSLWNFGGTTAKVAADATAFGDRSMGWMYSLDRVWSNPGDDEANIAWSREGWANSERFGHHGRAYLNFAGHGEDNAALTRTSFGPNYDRLVEIKTKYDLQNRFRFNQNIAPET